From the genome of Salvia splendens isolate huo1 chromosome 7, SspV2, whole genome shotgun sequence:
tttcctttttggtctgtcccattaaaaatgaaacgtttctaaaaatggaaacaatactctctctactttttcttctctcttactttactctctcttcattaactcacaaaacaacactacataaaatcctgtgccaaaaagcaaatgttgcatatttaatgggacggagggagtatattgtaaAATGATATTCAGACATGTGTTCATTGAGTAAATACTCAGtcatgcatatgttttaaaaatgtgcaggttgtgCATTTGATGAATCGTGGTGTGTATTGAGTCGAGCCAATGAAATCTTTTATTGCTTTTATATACCGAATCtgttatgtcttcatacatggcgACATTCTTTCCCTCAAATTGCTTCCACTGATACAGTGTCTTTTGAGTCTGctataatgttatttttttagttgtgTTCTTCTTGGATTCCTTTCCATTCCAAGTCACGTATATTGTTAAACAACATTCTAATATATTCCAAGTAACGTTTTTATATTAGTTGTCCAAGTATATCTCCTTTTGGTTGTCATTCTCCTTTTTTCTTCGCTTCTTATATCATCCCCTAATCGCGGTCAGCTGCGCCTTCTATCGTTAGAATATGATGGCGTGACATTTTGGTGTATAACAAAATTCATTTTCTCCTCCCTCATTTGAAAATGACTGTTGATTCCCCTAATCGAGAATCTAGTTTGTCATATTTGTAAATCGAGTCCTCGATTTAAAATCACACCAACGACACCTAATGAATAATGCATAacattttaatcaaatttttaaaagatgATGTTCACTTAAGTTATGAATCTAATATTAGAACATTGAATGTAACAATAATGAACCATGTAAAATAACATGGATATATAGTCTAGACTTAATATACAACTATAAGAAATGAAGGATGTGTTTTGCCTAAACTTTATAAACAAATATTGTGGTACATCGCATATTTTAgtatataaatacacacactCATTAATATACGTGTTGATTTTTGTCCGGTAAATACTATAGATATAGTGGGCGATCTTTGTGTGAAACTCTTAAGGTACAacaatccaagccccttggcctagcggtaaagggtgctggataccgcgtccatcctggaggtctcgagttcgaaccctgggtggcgtaatttgtctttcctccttgttataggagttgatttgtaatttcctccttcatatatatgatataaatatatgaagttaatttttaaaaaaaaaaaaaaaaaaaaaaaaaacaaccccATGTTTTTCGTTGGTTAAGGTGCGAGTAATGGTGATCATCCCTACTAAAAAGGCTAACCTCACACATTCCAAAAAAATTGTTGTTACTAAACAAGGATAAGCCAAATATATAAGTAGGCATCATCTTGCATTAATTTTCGTATAGAATTCAAAGAAGAAGTTGGATGtgcaaaaacataaaaataaaaatgggtgATGAGAGTCAAGAGGATGTGGAAGACCGTGAGCGCATCTTCAAGCATTGTGACACAAATGGCGACGGGAAAGTATCTTCCACGGAGCTTGGTGAGGCCCTCAAGGCACTCGGTTCAGTATCAATTGAAGAAGCTAAGCGGATGATGGCTGAGCTGGACACCGATGGGGATGGCTTCATATCATTGGACGAGTTCACAGAGTTCGCAAAGGCCAACAGGGGCTTAATTAGGGATGTTGCCAAGATTTTCTAGTCTTTCTTATATATATTTTGGTAATGAACTTATTATTATATCAGGGTCATCAAGTTAATGTGTTAGATGTTGATACCATGAAGGGAGTTTGTTAGTTTGGGAACAATGGTATTTTCTAAAATAGTTTTACACTATCGATATGTCCAGTTGTAATAACAGTTAATAATGTTCATAAAAAATCAATGAATTGCACTTTTAAGagattagaaatgaaacgtacACCTCTCTCATCTCTTTCCATAACTCTCAACACCCACTCACGCAAAACTGagttgaaatgattcaactcCCTCTCTTTTAGGAGTTTGATATCAACAGCTCAGCTCAAACTCCTTCGATCATGTTCGTCCATCTTGAGAATCAGTTATAACTTATTGGACTTAGCCGTTGGGCCTTTGGTCTAGCTCATTTCAGCTGCTCCCAACTAGGGCATTTTCCGTGTACTTATCGCAACAATCTCCACATTGGACATGAAATGATTCAAGTGTTGTCTTCCATCATCCTAAGTGAACCTTAATGAGCAACTACACTTACCAGTGCTTGAACTTTGAAAGTGGAAGCACTTTGGTGAGGGCATCTGCTGCATTATCCTCGTACCCACCTTCTCAACTTTGATGTCACCTCTTTCAGTGATGTCCTTGATGAAATGCAACCTGATGGCGATGTGCTTTGTCCTTTCATGATTCACCTGATGCTTGGCTAAGCAGATTGCACTATTACTATCACACAGGATAGTTACTGATACTTGATCCTAACCAAAATCTCTTGCAACTCCCTTTAGCCAAATTCCTtccatgataaaaaaaaaaaaaaactttcatTGATAGCTTCAGGCCATGTACTCCGCATCTGAAGTGGATGCTCAGATTGAAGTGTAGAATTCCTGCTCACTGCAATTCCAAATAGGTTGAATACATAACATGTTTGGGACTTTCTATATGTAATTTAATAGCATCGAAGCACGAAATCATTATTTTTTTGGTCAAACGCGGAGGGTTAGGCGGACCCTCAAGTTGTCCATTGCATAAAGAGTAATTACATGTTTATGCTTGCAAGTGACATAAAAGGGAAATTTTCTTAGAATCAGAGTAGTACGGGGACTAGTCCTACCCAAGCAACGAGACACCTTCTACTATAATCGGGCCACACAACATACAATTAAATAGAGCCATTTCCACGCTCTTTGATCACGGTTGTAGGCGATTTCCTTCTGTTGTATTTGATCGTCTTCGAATGGTCCTCTTCTTCCCTGCCTCGGGCCTTCCTCTTAATTTTCTAGATCGATCAATACTTTCAGCCTAGCTGGGGTTGTTCTCCCATCGAAAAGTTGAAGTCCCTCTTCGTAACTCGCCTGTTGGACAAGGAAATCAACTGTTATGTTTCCTTCCCTCGCCACATAGGTAAGTTTAAAATTAAGCCTTCGTAGTCGGACTCCAATATCTTGCACCACGTGGCGGAGGAGTGTGGGTCGTTAGTTGATTAATGTCACGACGTGTTCCGCATCTAGCTCCACCCACACCTCATGGTTCAAGCCCCTGTTTGAGTGATAGGAGCTCCGCTTCGAATGCTGATTGGGCCGCGGAGGGGTGGAGAAACCTTGGATCAAGTTGCCGTGGTGATCTCTCATGACTCCACCGACCCCTCCCCCTATATTTCAGTTTGATGATTGAAAGACCCATCAGTGTTTAACTTAATCGAAGGGGGTTCGGGCCTCAATCATTGTTGACTGGGATATCTGCCGTCGGGTTGAGGTCGTGGACATGAAACCGACTGTTGGTGAACTTCCACAGCTGTAGTTTcctcatattttttgtcatcaaaagtatcaaaaggaaaatgcttcattgcagcccatctagtcataacctCAGTCACATTtttaggatcatatttaaaaagaggcgcaCCTGATTGAGTCAAACCTGAGCCATCGGGAgagaagtttagttgggtttgggtagcgGCAatgccacattctaccggatgctttgtcctCAAAAGACGACGGAGAGTGTCATATCACCCAGCACTCGTAAATTTGTAGACTTTGTCataatagttacaatatgcatggaactccgatgtctcttcttgagacaTCGGATCATCGGGACATGGAACTACCACCgagaccttcttgtaatgttcaacaaaaatatcatatttcaaTGCTTTTTTACTGGGTGGAGTGGGAGGAAgaggcatgtcctcatttcTGGCGGTGCTCGACAGAATACGAGAACAAGATTCATCATCATTGTTGTTGTCTGAATCTGATAAAATATACAtgtcgtactcgtcatcttgttgtcGGTAACTACCACCATCCCCCCTCCCCCCACAACTCAatcaaatgaaattatgaattctacaaataatttaatcaaattagaacttacttgcaagTGTTCAGCCGccaatcgggaaacctcttccataatttCTCGACGATTAGGTCGCCTTGATCTTTGAGGACGaatactttgatcttgggcaattcctttgccccgatcaccaccacgagaAGACGGCATATTGCAAATtgaaaatagtactagtatggATTATGGAATATGGAGTGTCGAATGGTAAGTAAATAACAACTTAAGTcaattatgagcacaacaacaagtaaagtagtaaacaacttgagcaaataagagagaatgaggatagagaatagagaaattgagatcgAAAAgagaaatccttgttaacacaagaatgaggtgagtaAAGGTAAtggggaagtggggtatttataggagaaaaAATGGGAGAAACGAGGatgtttaaaaaattttgaaatacaAAATGGTCGGTTTACcaccgaaaccggcggttcaatcCATGGTTTTTGACCAAAACTGGCGGTTTCTTACCAATTTTCAGGCCTACGACCTGCGACCCTATGCCTGCCACCTGGGAAGCTGCATGAATCGTCAGAAACTGGCGGTTCATTTTCTAAcgcaaaccgccggtttctgccGGTTTTGTTCAGAAAACCGTCGGTTTTCTGCACACCTACACCTGCATTTCTGAAAACCTTTACCCTTAGGCGAAATCCTAAATAGAACCATTTGAACCGGTAGTTCAAACTGCTAGTTATGGTTTTTCACATTCTTGAACCTTAACCGGACCGTATGACCCGCCGAACCGTCCGGCGGTTAGGAACCGCCACCccggttctggttctggtttgTGAACCAGCGGTTAATCACCGGTCAGGTTCAGTTTGTGCAAGTCTAATCACAGTGACTAGTGAGAGATGAATTATTCTTGAATTTAGGAGAAAGATCTTATGTgcttaaaagaaaaaatagcCGGAATAGCTTCTCTTCAGGAATTTGTGACGATGTTTAAGACTCCCAAGAAATTAGTCAAACTTAGACAAAGTATTGGTGatacactttttattagcactataaatacctgtaAGTATACatagtaggaatagtatagctaaaggttagtatcggatatcgatcacggggaaaacaaacACAGACTGTCTATCCtatactaaaactcaattactatttgaaaaccgaaagatttgggaatttttgaaaacaaagaacaatttgaaagcaataaacaactaattgtaaataaatcacggagataaaagtatagagataagggaattccagggatgtgcgttcacagttatggttatacaaattccaactacaacaacctagcacagttcttactttgatagaacgagtcacctagcttatgctcatgcgatgcaaacgttgattataaacattagggttgtcaatcctaaatatgaAACTTATAAAAGCTCTAGCCTAAGActcttgaaaagtcctcactctcaattaggcagtgccgttttaaaggaagccaattgtagtgtctattaagtgtatctaactcgccaacctcctctcacgattatgtagcaagttatattaaaccatcacagaatgtgtcactcaaacgtgaagcaacgattatgtagcaagttatattaaatcatcacagaatgtgtcactcaaacgtgaagcattatccattaacttaaggaagaaacaaagtaagaacaaaactgttattaaatagaaaaaggaaTTATATAACCAAAGTTgctactaacacatccctagaatcatatgaatttagttacacatgatagaataatctaaacACATAGATTatagggaagacaatgaaaacataagaactaaagcaaatagAACCCAAAGGTtcaatccttgtagccttgatgtaaacttgaatccttcttcaacccctTGCTCAATGAAGTACTCTAGCTTTTAAACTCTGGAAATatttggcaaagagaagatcCTTTTTGATGAAGCATTGGGAGGTATTTATAAGGAGAAAATCGCCCTcttcaaataaggaaaaatggttgcaaaatatggtaaatcttagAGAGAAAATAGGGCAAATATGCTCGCCGCTTTTTCCCAAGGGgtcgctgcaccttggccagcggtcgatGTGGGTTGGTCCGAGGCTTCTGACTCTTGGGTAGCGGTCGCTGGCTATCATCCtgtaactctctggactctttGTAGCGGTCACCACGCACTTCCCAGCGGTCGTTGGACATGTCTTGTtcttcatgcacaactttcccggagcgggCCGCTATTGActtagcggtcgttgggcgccagcggtcgccggcagtgttgcagcggaccgctggacatGCAGAACAACTCAAAATTTCCAACTTCGcattttgac
Proteins encoded in this window:
- the LOC121741242 gene encoding polcalcin Che a 3-like, whose translation is MGDESQEDVEDRERIFKHCDTNGDGKVSSTELGEALKALGSVSIEEAKRMMAELDTDGDGFISLDEFTEFAKANRGLIRDVAKIF